The sequence ACcggggttaacgttcgagggacagtaggaggcggtggcgggggtggcgtgcgaatgacaggaggaggtggtggcgggggtgacgttcgagggacagtaggaggcagtagCGGGGTttgcgttagagggacaggaggaagcggtggcgggggtgtcgtgcgagggacagtagaaggCGATGGCgtggatggcgttcgatagataggaggcggtgtccgggttggcgttcgagggacagtaggaggcgctggcgaggtttacgttagagggacaggaagaagctgtggcgggggtggcgtgcgagggacagtaggaggcggttgcggggatggcgttcgatagataggaggaggcggtgtctgggttggcgtgcgagggacaggaggaggcggtggcgttgatgacgtgcaagggacaggaggacgtcgtggcgtgggtggcgttcgagggacaggaggaggcggaggcgtagGTGGCATGCGtgagacaagaggaggcggtaatgtgggtggcgtgcgagggacacaaGGAGGCTGTggtgagggtggcgtgcgagggacaggaggaggcagtggcttgggtggcgtgcgagggacaggagtaggcggtggcgtgggtagcgtgcgagggacagtaggaggcggtggcgacgttcgatagaaaggaggagggggttgtgagggtggcgtgcgagggacaggaggatgtaaTGGCAGggttggcgagcgagggacaggaggatatggtggcgtgggtgacattcaagggacaggaggaggccgtggcgtggatcgtgtgcgagggacaggaggcgatagcgtgggtggcgttcgaggggcaggaggaggctgtggcgtagatggcgtgcgagagacaggaggaggcggtggcgggcgtggcgtgcgagggaaaggaagaggcggtggcggaggatcgtgcaagggaaaggaggatgcaatggcagggttggcgcgcgagggaaaggaggagcggtggcggggttaacgttcgagggaaaggagtagacggtggcatgggtggcatgcgagagaaaggaggaggcggcggcgggggtttcgtgcgagggaaaggaggaggcggcggcgggggtgtcgtgcaagggaaacgaggaggcggcggcgggggtgtcgtgcgagggaaaagaggaggctggcggcgggggtgtcgtgcgagggaaacgaggaagcggcggcgggggtgtcgtgcgtgggaaaggaggaggcggcggcgaagtTGGCGTGCAATGGACTGGAGGATTCGTTGGCAGGTTTGCCGtccgagaaacaggaagaagcggtgacgggggctgcgtacgaaggacaggaggaggcggtggccgggtcgtcgtgcgagggacaggaggaggcggtggcgaggatggcgtacgaatgactgaaggaggcggtggtgcggtcggcgtgcgagagaccggaggaggcggcggcggtggtggcatggAAAGGACAATaataggcggcggcggggttggcgtgcgagggacaggaggaggcggtggtgggggtggcgtgcgaggaaccatatgaggcggtggcggggttagcgtgcgagggacaggaggaggcggcagcgtgggtggcgttcgaaaaacagaggaggcggaggcgggggtggagtgcgagagtcaggaggagtcggtggcagggatggcgtgcgagagacaggaggagcccatggcgtgggtggtgtgcgaggaacaggaggaggtgttgtcgggagtggcgtgcgaaggacaggaggagactgtggcgggggtatcgtgcgagggaaaggaagaggctgcaattagtttaacgtcggtggcagtaaaaacattcgagtctattatagatgaaaatatcCGTGACCACCTAGTCCTAGAGAAACAGCCTGATCAATGGCCCCCACCTTGGGTTCATTAATCAAGGCTAGATCTTgtctgactttatttatttttttatttttacaaaaagtggcaaatacgtaaggacgacagttatgatattgtatatcttaattttagtaaagcattcgacaaagaacCTCACCAAAACCTTTGACAACAATTAAAGCCCATGGGTTTGAAGGTAGATGGATCATGGTGTGGTTCAGTGTCAGGAAGCAGAGTTCTGGGTTCAGGTAGTACATGGGGATAATGGGATTGGGTTCGAGGTACTAAGTCTGATGCAAATATCAAGATACTTTGGGTGGAGCAGGTGCGGGAATTCCCTACCCGGCAGCATTGTCGcttcaaccacaacaaggcatacAATTTCATATGTCGGTTGTTTAGTATTTGATATAGTTTtaaaatttttgtatatggtaaaaCAAGTCTATATTATGTTGTGAATGTATCGAATTTTAGAATAGTAACGATGATTTATGTATGGAAATGAATTCAACCGTGTGCTACCCAGCGACGTTGTCATGTCTATGGTCAAGGTCGCTGGTGACCCCTGTGGACCCGGGTTGCCCCGGGCCATTATTCCCTGGTAGAGAGGaagcgggtgagagagggggagggaaggtagcggtAGCCAAGGTCCAGCCCATGAGACAGATGCAAGGATTTCTTGACAACATTTTATCAGTGTCTTTTTACCGATACCCTCGCTACACTTGACCTGATAAAAACAGTTCTATTTTGTGAActttgttctccgttcattttgcaaTTGGCAAGGAACCTATAATATGGCtcctcgggccaaatttgtggctttaccgtgtagcagcgacgggccaaatttgtgccatgatatagaaCGCGAAAATATTTTTGATTCATAAACAGTTCACATAAcgctttggtatatattatgtaaTGATTTGttcgagtgatgatttttttcatttttctgctcagaaggaccattaagaaacatgatccctatgGCTACAGGGTTAATAGTCCATTCATACCCTTGTGTATCcgtgttatttccttcacctgttctccactgctctctctctctgtcccattcCTGGTCTCCTCaatcctctctcacctcccaaccTCCGTCCTCCCAGCCACTGTCACCCTTAATCCCATAATTGTCACCCTTTAATCCCATAATCCTTAGATCGCGATATTATTGACAATTAGTCCTGTTCTAATGCGTTTACAAACCCAACTCATTAATCGATTCctactttaatctctctctcaagattaagtaatatgtatagtgttttgatgtgtttctgttaatatttttgaaactatgaggtttgtggagaaacgagagggaggaggaagtggaggtggaggtggaggtggaagtggaggtggagatggagaaggaggaggaggtgaaggtggaggtggaagtggaggtggagaaggagaaggaggaggaggtgaaggtggaggaggaggtaactttatTATCTTACAGTCCTCATATAAGGCAACCACGAggtctggtttttttttctttgtaaaggaggaggaggaggaacaaagaaacacaaagagagaacaaacaacagcaggcctgctggtccttacgaggctgtttgtgataagctacactaactatctaatcaaaggtggaagatgaaggacagcaaaggcgaaggccgtggtgagcaaatcagggaagtaaagtaacggaacaggccttcctggcgagcgtcgcagggctcagggctccggcagggcgcctcggctcccccggagcgtccacggaggtgtcggagatcccgagggtccgggggttgggggggcgtgaagtggcagcaagacatgcagttactgacctcttattagccagacgacgcgttaatgacacgttccaatggaaggttcgacgcatggggaggtacaattcccctaagcaaggcaagtgtcatgccaactacgataaaaaacgaaaaatccaaaaaaaatccATAAACAAAAATCCCaaaaaaattgtcttgttttgctttgtttaaagcgtcttgtatgttattatggcgggtcttctctggggagaaggagactaacgcgttccaacatacaaaaccaggaaaagacgacatggaaagaccgagagaaggaaggggaagaagggaacaccagaagaaggaaaatgaagagaagtaacactagaagaaggcatatgaagtaacacaagaagaaggaagttgaaaagagtaacacaagaaaaaggaatttgaaaagagtaacacaagaagagggAATTTGAAAATAGTTACACTAGaaaaaggaatttgaaaagagttacacagaaggtattgaaaagagttacacagaagaaggtattgaaaagagttacacagaagaaggtattgaaaagagttacacagaagaaggtattgaaaagagtaacacagaagaaggtattgaaaagagttacacagaagaaggtattgaaaagagttacacagaagaaggtattgaaagagtaacacagaagaaggtattgaaaagagttacacagaagaaggtattgaaaagagtcacacagaagaaggtattgaaaagagtaacacagaagaaggtattgaaagagtaacacagaagaaggtattgaaaagagttacacagaagaaggtattgaaaagagtaacacagaagaaggtattgaaagagtaacacagaagaaggtattgaaaagagttacacagaagaaggtattgaaaagagtaacacagaagaaggtattgaaaagagttacacagaagaaggtattgaaaagagttacacagaagaaggtattgaaaagagtaacacagaagaaggtattgaaaagagtaacacagaagaaggtattgaaaagagtagcacagaagaaggtattgaaaagagtaacacagaagaaggtattgaaaagagtaacacagaagaaggtattgaaaagagttacacagaagaaggtattgaaaagagtaacacagaagagggtattgaaaagagttacacagaagaaggtattgaaaagagtaacacagaagaaggtattgaaaagagtaacacagaagaaggtattgaaaagagtaacacagaagaaggtattgaaaagagtaacacagaagaaggtattgaaaagagtaacacagaagaaggtattgaaaagagttacacagaagaaggtattgaaaagagtaacacagaagaaggtattgaaaagagtaacacagaagaaggaatttgaagataaataacacaagaagaagaaatgtgaagtaacaccggaaggaaaatgcagagaagtaacactagaaaaatgaaaatggaaatgaaaagaatcatccacctttcggcctaAACCAACATCACAatattatgggcgagtctcttctgggaggaaagcggctcgttcagacccaggaacaccagaaaggatgatagaaacatcaagaaaaggaaaacagaaaagtcatccacctttcggcccctggtgccgcagggtgggtgacgggtgaatctcctctggggagaaggaggctaacccacacagtcaagatagaggctagagaaaggaaattaaatcatcgagaatatcgatattgaggagcagatgaaagcacatcgatattgaggagcagatgaaagcacatcgatattgaggagcagatgaaagcacatcgatattgaggagcagatgaaagcacatcgatattgaggagcagatgaaagcacatcgatattgaggagcagatgcaagcacctcgatattgaggagcagatgaaagcacatcgatattgaggagcagatgaaagcacctcgatattgacgagcacatgatagaacctcgatattgaggagcagatgaaagcaactcgatattgagaaggagatgaaagcaccttgatattgaggagcacatgataccacatcgatattgaggagcagatgaaagcaactcgatattgaggaacagatgaaagcctctcgatattgaggagcacatgataccacctcgatattgacgagcagatgaaagaacatcgatattgaggagcaaatgatagcacctcgatatttaagagcagatgaaagtacctcgatattgaggagcagatgaaagtacatcgatattgaggagcagatgaaagcaccttcatattgaggagcagatgttgtgcagatgaaagcacaacaatgaaagcaccttcatattgaggagcagatgaaagcaccttaatattgaggagcagataaaagcaccttgatattgaggagcagatgaaagcaccttaatattgaggagcagatgaaagcaacaaTGAAAGCACAAcaatgaaagcaccttcatattgaggagcagatgaaagcaccttaatattgaggagcagataaaagcaccttgatattgaggagcagatgaaagcaccttaatattgaggagcagatgaaagcatctcgatattgatgagcagatgaaagcacaacaatattgaggagcagatgaaagcaccttcatattgaggagcagatgaaagcaccttggtattgaggagcagatgtaaacagctccatattgattagcagatgaaagcacctcgatattgagaagcagataatATAACctagatattgatgagcagaagaaagcaaatcgatattggggagcagatgattgCACCTCgaaattgatgagcagatgaaagcacctcgatattaaggagcaggtgaaagcatatcgatactggaaagcaggtgaaagcacctcgatattgaggagcagattaaagcacatcgatattgaggagcagatgaaagcacatcgatattgaggagcagatgaaagcacctcgatattgagcagcagatgaaagcacctcgatattgaggagcagatgaaagcacctcgatattgaggagcagatgaaagcacctcgatattgatgagcagatgaaagcatctcgtttttgacgagcacatgatagcaccttgatattgaggagcagatgaaagcacctcgatattgaggagcagatgaaagcacctccatattgaggagcagatgaaagcacctcgatattgaggaacatatgaaagaagtttgatattaaggagcacatgatagcacctcgataatgaagagcacatgataccacctccatattgatgagcagatgaaagcagcttgatattgaggagcagatgaaagcacctcgatattgaggaacagatgaaagcacatcgatattgaggagcagatgatagcacctcgaaattgacgaccagatgaaagcagcttcatattgaggagcaaatcaaaacacatcgatattaaggagcaaatgatagcaccccgatattgatgagcagatgaaagcaccttgatattaaggagcaaatgatagcaccccgatattgatgagcagatgaaagcacatcgatattgaagagcagatgatagcaactcgatattgatgagcagatgaaagcaccttgatattgaggagcagatgaaagcactcgatattgatgagcagatgaaagctccttgatattgatgaccagatgaaagcacaaggatattgaggagcagatgaaagcacctctatattgaggagcagatgaaagaacctcggtattgaggagcagatgaaagcacatcgatattgaggagcagaataaagcaccttgatattgaggagcagatgaaaacaccttgatattgaggagcagataaaagcacattgatattgaggagcagaataaagcaccttgatattgaggagcatatgaaaacaccttgatattgaggagcagaataaagcaccttgatattgaggagcagaataaagcaccttgatattgaggagcagatgaaaacaccttgatattgaggagcagatgaaagcaccttgatattgaggagcagaataaagcacctcgatactaaggagcatttgaaagcacatcgatattgaggagcagatgaaagcaccttgatattgaagagcagatgaaaacatcttgatattgaggggcagatgtaaacagctccctattgattagcagatgaaagcaccacgatattgaggagcagataatagcacctcgatataaaggaacagatgaaagcacctcgatattgaggagcagatgaaagcacatcgatattgaggagcagatgaaagcacctcgatattgaggagcagatgaaagcacctcgatattaaggagcagatgataccacctcaattttggggataaggtgaaagcacattgatactgaggagcatttgaaagcacatcgatattgaggagcagatgaaaacacatcgatattgaggagcagatgaaagcacatcgatattgaggagcagatgaaatcacctcgatattgaggagcagttgatagcacattgatattgaggagcagataaaagcacctcgatattgaggagcagattaaatcacctcgatgttgaggaacagatgaaagcacctcgatattgaggagcaggtgaaagcacattgatattggggagcaggtgaaagcacatcgatattgaggagcaaatgaaagcgccttgatattgaggagcagatgaaagcacatcgatattggagagagggtgaaagcaccttgatattgaggagcagatgaaagcaccttgatattgaggagcagatgaaagcacctcgatattgaggagcggatgaaagcatatcgatattgaggagcagatgatagcacctcgatactgattagcagatgagagcacctcgatattgaggagcagatgaaagcacctcgacattgataagcagatgaaagcacatcgatatttgggagcagatgatagcacctcgatattgataagcagatgaaagcacatcgatattgaggagcagatgaaaacacatcgatattgaggagcagatgaaagcacctcgatattgaggagcaggtgaaagcacatcgacaTTGGGGAGCAGttgaaaccacatcgatattgaggagcagatgaaatcacctcgatattgaggagcagatgatagaacctcgatattgacgagcagatgaaagcacctcgatattgaggagcaggtgatggctcctccatactgaggagcagatgaaagcaccttgatattgagaagcatatgaaagcacatagatattgaggagcagatgaaagcaccttgatattgaggagcagatgaaagcacctcgatattgaggagcagatgaaaacacatcgatattgaggagcagatgaaagcacatcgatattgaggagcagatgaaatcacctcgatattgaggagcagttgaaagcacattgatattgaggagcagatcaaagcacctcgatattgaggagcagatgaaatcacctcgatgttgaggaacagatgaaagcacctcgatattgaggagcaggtgaaagcacatcgatattggggagcaggtgaaagcacatcgatatagaggagcaggtgaaagcaccttgatattgaggagcaggtgaaagcaccttgatattgaggagcaggtgaaagcaccttgatattgaggagcatgtgaaagcaccttcatattgaggagcaggtgaaagcacctcgatatagaggagcaggtgaaagcaccttgatattgaggagcaggtgaaagtaccttgatattgaggagcagttgaaagcaccttgatactgaggagcaggtgaaagcaccttgatattgaggaacaggtgaaagcaccttgatattgaggagcaggtgaaagcacctcgatattgagaagcagatgaaagcacctcgatattaaggagcagatgaaagcatatcgataatgaggagcagatgaaagcatatcgatattgaggagcagatgatagcacctcgatattgatgagcagatgaaagcacatcgataatgaggatcAGATGAAACCATATGACAccctgctggatgctgatggggtggtggggaagggcgaaaaggaggccactggcaggaggcgtcagactctcatcatcacaatccacttggtgaagagagagaaggtccacaagccagtggatgatacaagagtcgcacaaaaagactgcacgcaattggagagccatggcaagagggttcaaactctcgtaattactctgcacatggtcaagcgagagaaaataaaggaggtatacgatgagctccccttcgggcaccaaggcacggctggggacgctccttccagcaggagcaaggccgttaccggcccaccggaaaagatgccccttatcagcagcttcaaacagcgggatgcatctcaaactccggtcaagaaaactatcaggttcaacttccaaaacctgaacactttcgtcaaaattcgtgagctgtactgtgcctacgactactgcaagtatggcttccctctctccagcattcttcctgagctgaaaagcttaaaggagagagcagtggagccacaggaagagccaccaaaggaagcagtaaacaaactgccagaggttcagaaaacagtaacagaggaagcaacagattcagccaacaaaatcaatgagccacaacacctcacagggatcctcaagaaaggaaagacggccagcaccgctcataaatgtgtgcgctttaacttccagaacctgaacactttcgtcaaggatcgtgaactgtactgtggctacgactacttcaggtatggcttccctctctccagcattcgtcctgagctggaaaggcgaaaggagagaacagtgaagccacagaaagggtcagcaaaggacgcggtaaagaaacacaacacacgacaccagcaaacagttggagcagctcgctgtgcacaaatgaataccactactgaagggaagtctcctaaaggtatcctgaagaaagaaaagatgccacggtccacctgtccaggacatgtgtgcttcaaccttggtaacctccgcgcccccgttaaggaacgtgaggtgtaccgtggccacgacaccttcagatacgccgcgccgctccaagtcactcagcctcccaactttacctcgaggcctcaccagcagcccgttagatccgcctctaactcgctgcgtggcgcacctcggcacctcgagaggccgacacagcggaggaacgactccttccagcaaaacagtgtttggtatgctgcacacaactacaccaacagccgccactcacagcaccgccagcacaacgccagcagccacgtcccgccaagatacgaaacaaggcatttctacgagggacagacacatcggggcaccaactcccgcagcagaagtcgtgccaagagaggcgcaaagccgagtggtggcgagtttctgtgagcaccgggcgagtacacagcgtcgtgatcaaactcaaatgttcagcgacgtacaggtgacgtacattccgggtgcatttttcaacacccgctgaacagtaactgtcgctgactggtgataacagagactgaggagtgccaagaagcaccacaaacacactgagaggaacggctcgccagctgactaaaatcaccatgcagaggaacgcatcccatggaacggtgccacttctacggaacaaattgttcaagagtgtcgcatctgtggggagtgtttggacgcatgtgtgtgcttacatttcttatcttatatttcaaatgaaaaaacagaaaatattgtcttacaaaaaaccttaggcagggatagtggggtcgtgttgcatctcagaacaagaaacgttatgtaaggagttgtctgaacgaccgcctgttttaaaactatatttaaatgaaaggtattagaatgctcttgcctgtatgcttagaaggaaagtagaagaggaagaggaagtgattgaaagaggagattgagatagacgtgggagagaaaagatgtaaaagcataattaagaaaaaaatgagagggaagagaagaaaagagaaaagataaaaagcaaaattaggagtatggtaatgaggaagaagagggtgaggactggaaggaagtagaagaggaagaggaagaggaagtgattgaaagaggagtagaaagaggaggttaagaagatagacgtgggagagaaaaaggtgtaaaagcaaaattaagaaagaaatgaaaaggaaaaaaaaataacaagatgaaaaggaaaatttggagtaagataaagaagagaaagaagagcgtgaggactggaaggaagtagaagaggaagaggaagaggaaatgattaAAAAAGGAGATTGAGAAGGTATACGTGCGAGAGAAAATGTGTGAAagcaaaatttaaaaaaagaaatgagagggaaaaaaaagataaaagataagaagcaaaattaggaataggataaagaggaagaagaagagcctgaggactggaaggaagtagaagaggacaaggaagaaggaaaagagagaataaaaaaaaggaaaatcaatgggaaaccGTTAAATTTGAGCAGAATGTAAAACGAAGAACGtcagaaaaaaaacgataaaaaatggggataaaaaagtaataaaagacgagaggaaaaaaaagaaaaaaaatttaaaaaacgatgaatagaaaaaactgaaagatgaaaaaggaaaaaaagatgcaaacgTAGAATCaaaactgggagagaatgatcataagcaAGAGTAAATTAGAAGATAGGTGAGCGGTATAAAAGCAgactagaaaagaaaggaagattctTAGCATCACAAcaacaagaccaagaccaagaggaTAAGACCACAGAAttgatatagaaaagaaagaaaaaaaaacctaccaGCAAGAGGAAcataggtaagagagagagagagagagagaaagagagagagagagagagagagagagagagaggaagagagagagagtgagagagagagagagagagagagagagagagtgagagagagagagagagagagagagagagagagagagagagagagagagagagagagagagagagagagagagagagagagagagagagagagagagagagagagagagagagagagagagagagagagagagagagagagagagaacggggtgAGTCAAAAATTCTTTCTCCTGAACCATTTTTCTCTCTCGGTCTGAtgaagtcttctctctctctctctctctcataactttcATTCAACTCGAAACAAGATTGATGTGTCTTTTTTCTTTAAGTAAAAATAATTGTAATCTAAAAGTtataaaacaagagagagagagagagagagagagagagagagagagagagagagagagagagagagagagagagagagagatcctttccTAACAGATGTTTTTACTCGCTAAGCCTGACAACTTAAacctaacgtctctctctctccattaataaCCATCATTACACACTTAATTATTTCCTAAACGCTGCGAGATAATCACCATCGTAAACCACCTTCCTTATCTCTAATCGttccaatcaccacc comes from Eriocheir sinensis breed Jianghai 21 chromosome 49, ASM2467909v1, whole genome shotgun sequence and encodes:
- the LOC126981655 gene encoding uncharacterized protein LOC126981655, translated to MPLISSFKQRDASQTPVKKTIRFNFQNLNTFVKIRELYCAYDYCKYGFPLSSIRPELERRKERTVKPQKGSAKDAVKKHNTRHQQTVGAARCAQMNTTTEGKSPKGILKKEKMPRSTCPGHVCFNLGNLRAPVKEREVYRGHDTFRYAAPLQVTQPPNFTSRPHQQPVRSASNSLRGAPRHLERPTQRRNDSFQQNSVWYAAHNYTNSRHSQHRQHNASSHVPPRYETRHFYEGQTHRGTNSRSRSRAKRGAKPSGGEFL